The proteins below are encoded in one region of Candidatus Anaeroferrophillus wilburensis:
- the ybeY gene encoding rRNA maturation RNase YbeY — protein MSATLVNCQNIVQIDESWLTQRIAVVLAELDADAPAVEISIVDDRQIAQLHADYFDNPEPTTVISFPQEKEFGLLGEVIVSVETVARQTTDLGYRLEEGLLYYMIHGLLHLCGYEHVGVPLAVAEQMYAKQEELFELGLITA, from the coding sequence ATGTCCGCTACACTGGTAAACTGTCAGAATATTGTTCAGATTGATGAATCCTGGCTGACTCAGCGGATTGCTGTTGTTTTGGCCGAACTGGATGCTGATGCTCCGGCTGTGGAAATAAGCATTGTTGACGACCGGCAAATTGCGCAGCTGCATGCTGACTATTTTGATAATCCTGAGCCCACGACGGTAATTTCGTTTCCGCAGGAGAAAGAGTTCGGCTTGCTGGGCGAGGTGATTGTTTCCGTGGAAACCGTGGCCCGGCAGACGACTGATCTTGGTTACCGTCTGGAGGAGGGCTTGTTGTACTATATGATTCACGGGTTGCTCCATCTGTGTGGTTATGAGCATGTGGGGGTCCCGCTAGCCGTTGCCGAGCAGATGTACGCCAAGCAGGAAGAGCTTTTTGAGTTGGGGCTCATTACTGCATAA
- a CDS encoding tetratricopeptide repeat protein codes for MNRSAVVKWWVVAFSFAVLTLSWSPGLKSDQAGKGLTLPEVVVVGRDSVKLEGFRDFTLMPLLDPGTKLEPADDQLAFDTGGNETSPVWTTPELQSPGCTYRHSVTAYLARGFTGAEGYYYSGKQQYVDGVYQEARYYFSTGIEKFPRSPFVSSSLYWLGEIAYGEHRYAEARNFFSRAAAYPDCQYAGYASYSLGWLAHQEGAFLAAANHFSAVGQLPGTEALQPTALFWQGESLHRAQQLEQSWTVLTRLLERYPGSSYELQARYLLASMAINNKAYETALAFFDDIFTAEQPLTLDVVLVRQSLLAAGWCHYYLKEDQQAVQRFRQLLVPGAPHDTMPLAFLGYGLSLIRQELISDALEAVENRPEPVRSNKVAVVVLRKIIAWYDDHGMISEAIMASQLLVEEFPPTVLSGEDFRRLSLMYGTVNTFVPALEIVENGLSVVADQGESPVPLLIEKTRILQQIGRFDEAESILQELLERSSGLSSAEKYRCRLLLARGYNTVGNIDQALTILQVIPRNSAIPESVLAAYEQGWAFMKGEAYAEALTALDFFLSNEPQVSDLIDQQTVQNALLNKGECLFNLHQDAAAFELFADFGKRFPSSMFNDRACYYQGWILLRQGKASEALAVFLDLLHTYPETSLQDAVFFQRGQSYFSLGMFPQAIHEYEYLINHFPQSSYAGTALLKIGESYFNAQDYLRAKLTYLRTAQTYTGLPLEEQARYGLLLLAYKQRHDDYLEAEFKPFLERFPESTYLSPLMLMIAEIYQQDERWQELKTLLQEILAGHHPDNVKMDALFQLINIARRQQDEAQMQSLCRQMIEMFPGGKYQYDCNLVLAEVYSAQGAYDQALESLAPNLTGCDDLHLQRQSLLSSARINEKSDRWDEAEQLYRRLVSQDSRDSITFAAYDSLGALYRRQKKYDQAIFFYQQGAGNPKPSLAAKSHYFQAVVMLEAGNESEAIKQFLRLPYLFADQQEWIVKSLLVVADYYDRQQNREAAVKTYRKLLQYPLTAQQQEQVKKRLAGLDKEG; via the coding sequence ATGAACAGGTCGGCAGTTGTAAAATGGTGGGTTGTTGCCTTTAGCTTTGCGGTACTAACGCTGAGTTGGTCCCCAGGGCTGAAATCAGATCAGGCCGGCAAAGGACTGACGCTGCCCGAGGTGGTGGTGGTGGGCCGTGACAGTGTCAAGTTGGAAGGATTTCGCGATTTTACCCTGATGCCGCTCCTTGATCCCGGGACCAAACTGGAACCGGCTGATGACCAGCTTGCCTTTGATACGGGCGGCAATGAAACCTCACCGGTGTGGACAACTCCTGAGCTGCAATCACCCGGATGTACCTATCGCCATTCGGTGACTGCGTACCTGGCCCGTGGATTTACCGGTGCTGAGGGATATTATTACAGTGGCAAGCAGCAGTATGTGGATGGAGTGTATCAGGAGGCCCGCTACTATTTTTCGACTGGCATTGAAAAGTTTCCCCGCAGCCCTTTTGTTTCTTCATCACTGTACTGGCTTGGGGAGATTGCCTATGGAGAACATCGTTATGCTGAAGCCCGGAATTTTTTTTCCCGGGCAGCAGCCTATCCCGATTGCCAATATGCCGGTTATGCTTCTTATTCCCTTGGCTGGCTGGCACATCAGGAGGGCGCATTTCTTGCCGCTGCCAATCATTTTTCCGCTGTTGGCCAACTTCCCGGAACAGAGGCATTACAGCCAACTGCCTTGTTCTGGCAGGGAGAATCATTGCACAGGGCACAACAGCTGGAGCAGAGCTGGACGGTGCTTACACGTCTTCTGGAGCGCTACCCGGGTTCTTCGTATGAACTTCAGGCCAGGTATTTGCTGGCCTCCATGGCAATTAACAACAAGGCCTATGAAACGGCTCTTGCATTTTTTGATGATATCTTCACTGCTGAGCAGCCATTGACCCTGGATGTCGTGCTGGTTCGCCAATCGCTGCTGGCCGCAGGATGGTGTCACTACTATCTCAAAGAGGATCAGCAGGCTGTCCAGCGCTTCCGGCAGTTGCTGGTTCCTGGTGCTCCCCACGATACCATGCCTTTGGCTTTTCTCGGCTACGGGTTGTCACTCATCCGCCAGGAGCTGATCAGTGATGCCCTGGAAGCGGTGGAAAACCGACCAGAACCGGTTCGCAGCAATAAGGTTGCGGTTGTGGTTTTGCGGAAAATCATTGCCTGGTATGATGATCATGGGATGATCTCTGAAGCCATTATGGCCTCGCAGCTGCTGGTGGAGGAATTTCCCCCAACGGTGTTGTCCGGAGAGGACTTCCGCCGGCTGTCCCTGATGTACGGTACAGTCAACACCTTTGTTCCGGCTCTGGAAATAGTGGAAAATGGCTTGTCGGTGGTTGCTGATCAGGGTGAATCCCCTGTGCCGTTGCTCATTGAAAAAACCAGGATTCTCCAGCAGATTGGCAGGTTTGACGAAGCCGAAAGCATCCTGCAGGAGCTTCTCGAACGCAGCTCCGGGCTGTCTTCTGCGGAGAAGTACCGGTGTCGTTTGCTGCTGGCCAGGGGATATAATACGGTTGGCAACATTGACCAGGCTCTTACTATCCTGCAGGTAATCCCCCGTAATTCAGCAATCCCCGAATCGGTTCTGGCAGCCTATGAGCAAGGATGGGCCTTTATGAAAGGGGAGGCCTATGCTGAGGCACTGACTGCACTGGATTTCTTTCTGAGCAATGAACCGCAGGTGTCAGATCTTATTGATCAGCAGACGGTGCAGAATGCCCTGCTTAATAAGGGGGAGTGCCTCTTCAACCTGCATCAGGATGCCGCAGCTTTTGAACTGTTTGCCGATTTTGGCAAGCGTTTCCCATCAAGCATGTTCAATGACCGGGCCTGCTATTATCAGGGGTGGATTTTGTTGCGACAGGGAAAAGCCAGTGAGGCTTTGGCTGTCTTCCTTGATCTTCTGCATACCTATCCTGAAACCAGCCTGCAGGATGCGGTGTTTTTTCAGCGTGGTCAGAGTTATTTCAGCCTCGGGATGTTTCCCCAGGCAATTCATGAATATGAATATCTCATCAACCATTTCCCCCAATCATCCTATGCCGGTACGGCGTTGCTGAAAATTGGCGAAAGCTATTTTAATGCTCAGGACTACCTTCGTGCCAAGTTGACCTATCTGCGTACCGCCCAAACCTACACAGGCCTGCCTTTGGAAGAACAGGCTCGTTACGGTCTGCTGCTGCTGGCTTATAAACAGCGTCACGACGATTATCTGGAGGCGGAATTCAAGCCGTTTCTTGAGCGTTTCCCGGAATCCACCTACCTTTCCCCGCTGATGCTGATGATTGCAGAGATTTACCAGCAGGATGAACGATGGCAGGAACTCAAGACCCTGCTCCAGGAGATTCTTGCCGGGCACCATCCAGATAATGTCAAAATGGATGCCCTTTTTCAGCTGATCAATATTGCCAGACGACAGCAGGATGAGGCGCAGATGCAATCATTGTGTCGCCAGATGATTGAAATGTTCCCCGGAGGGAAGTATCAGTATGACTGCAATCTGGTCTTGGCTGAAGTGTACTCTGCGCAGGGTGCCTATGATCAGGCGCTTGAGTCTCTGGCGCCCAATCTGACCGGCTGTGACGACCTGCATTTGCAGCGTCAGTCTCTGTTGTCCAGTGCCCGTATCAATGAAAAGAGTGACCGTTGGGATGAGGCTGAACAGCTTTATCGGCGCCTGGTCTCCCAAGATAGCCGGGATTCCATTACCTTTGCCGCCTATGATAGTCTTGGGGCATTATATCGCCGGCAGAAAAAATATGATCAGGCAATTTTTTTCTATCAGCAGGGAGCAGGAAATCCCAAGCCTTCCCTGGCTGCCAAGTCGCACTATTTCCAGGCGGTCGTCATGCTGGAGGCTGGTAATGAGAGTGAAGCGATAAAACAATTTCTCCGGTTACCCTACCTGTTTGCTGACCAGCAGGAGTGGATTGTCAAGTCGCTTCTGGTTGTTGCGGACTATTATGACCGTCAACAAAATCGCGAAGCTGCCGTTAAAACATACCGCAAGTTGCTGCAGTACCCGTTGACTGCCCAGCAGCAGGAGCAGGTGAAAAAAAGGCTTGCAGGCCTTGATAAAGAAGGTTAG
- a CDS encoding septum formation initiator family protein, producing MKQLIPLLLLSLCCAFLGFAVFGDNGFLHLSMMKREIASIELSAKELKAENERLKRTVLLLQDDVRYQELAARTELGMVRENEQVFIFR from the coding sequence ATGAAACAGCTCATACCGTTACTGCTACTGAGCCTGTGCTGTGCGTTTCTAGGTTTTGCCGTATTCGGAGACAATGGCTTTTTGCATTTGTCAATGATGAAGCGTGAAATCGCCAGCATTGAGTTGTCTGCCAAAGAGTTGAAGGCAGAGAATGAACGTCTGAAACGTACGGTTCTGTTGCTGCAGGACGATGTCAGATATCAGGAGCTGGCCGCTAGAACAGAACTGGGGATGGTTCGGGAGAATGAACAGGTCTTTATATTCAGGTAG
- a CDS encoding energy transducer TonB, protein MSVTSRIIVFSFISILLHLSFLFVLPDISHFFAIHLQQMQLLPETKIEVMLLPPEPEPVSAPPAGPNAPDGPRVDSRIISLVEERINAILALGDVPVPAPKELELPSSSFRPAEENRIIAMTPSATDTTADFFAELGSRTPGDMSGVTLQALLPAGYLESQDSEQRLLAALQQDVDQQENFTAVKNRILGLEGPVAESRTVVSQPALPQVSLQQETEVKLKFWLRPDGTVGRVEPLVIGDLALVKVAEIYLKAWRFNTLSPDDPHSDQWGTITIRFAIK, encoded by the coding sequence ATGTCGGTTACTTCCCGAATAATCGTATTTTCTTTTATTTCCATTCTCCTTCATCTCTCGTTTCTCTTTGTTCTGCCGGACATTTCCCATTTTTTTGCCATCCATTTGCAGCAGATGCAGCTGCTGCCGGAGACTAAAATCGAGGTTATGCTTCTGCCGCCTGAGCCTGAACCCGTATCTGCGCCACCGGCCGGACCGAACGCCCCTGATGGACCCAGGGTGGATAGCAGAATCATCTCATTGGTAGAAGAAAGGATTAATGCTATTCTGGCGTTGGGTGATGTGCCGGTGCCGGCCCCCAAAGAGTTGGAATTGCCGTCAAGCAGTTTCCGGCCCGCTGAGGAGAACCGGATCATCGCCATGACGCCTTCAGCAACCGATACCACTGCTGATTTTTTTGCTGAGCTTGGTTCCCGAACACCAGGCGATATGAGCGGTGTGACGCTCCAGGCGTTGCTGCCAGCCGGCTATCTGGAGTCGCAGGACAGTGAACAGCGATTGCTGGCGGCACTACAGCAGGATGTGGATCAGCAGGAAAACTTCACGGCGGTGAAAAATCGTATTCTTGGTCTTGAAGGGCCGGTTGCCGAATCGCGGACGGTTGTTTCCCAGCCGGCGCTTCCCCAGGTTTCCCTGCAACAGGAGACGGAAGTCAAACTTAAATTCTGGCTGCGTCCCGATGGCACTGTTGGTCGGGTTGAACCGTTGGTAATAGGTGATCTGGCATTGGTTAAAGTTGCTGAAATATATCTGAAAGCGTGGCGTTTCAACACCCTGTCGCCCGATGACCCCCATAGCGATCAGTGGGGGACCATAACCATTCGTTTTGCCATTAAGTAG
- a CDS encoding MotA/TolQ/ExbB proton channel family protein, producing MYQFVIKGGVLMYPILICSVLSVAILLERIWALRRSKIIPNGFIIEIGDLLKRQKLEESMTLCRLSNTPISRILLTGIKNFGKQRELVKEAVEEVGRMEAAALERFLTTLGTIAGIAPLLGLLGTVTGMIKAFTVISQSGVGNPQLLAGGISEALITTAAGLTVAIPSFVFYKYLRSRVDKMILRMERISIDILDLFENQREV from the coding sequence ATGTATCAGTTTGTGATTAAAGGCGGGGTTCTCATGTATCCCATTTTGATTTGTTCCGTGCTCTCGGTGGCGATTCTCCTGGAGCGGATATGGGCTCTGAGACGTAGCAAGATTATTCCCAATGGTTTTATCATTGAGATCGGCGACCTCCTCAAACGGCAGAAGCTTGAAGAATCAATGACCTTGTGCAGGTTGAGCAACACGCCCATCTCCCGCATTCTCTTGACCGGCATTAAAAATTTTGGCAAGCAGCGTGAACTGGTAAAAGAGGCGGTGGAAGAGGTTGGCAGGATGGAAGCTGCGGCATTGGAGCGGTTTCTGACGACCCTGGGAACCATTGCCGGCATTGCCCCGCTTCTTGGGTTGCTGGGGACCGTAACCGGGATGATTAAAGCCTTTACGGTGATCTCTCAGTCAGGGGTTGGCAATCCTCAACTGCTTGCCGGAGGAATTTCTGAAGCACTGATTACCACCGCCGCCGGTCTGACCGTCGCCATCCCTTCCTTCGTCTTTTATAAATACCTTCGTTCGCGTGTAGATAAGATGATTCTCCGGATGGAGCGGATATCTATCGATATCCTTGATCTCTTTGAAAATCAACGAGAGGTGTGA
- a CDS encoding biopolymer transporter ExbD, producing MRFQPRRREEVQLDVTPLVDVVFLLLIFFMLSTTLSINPGIKVDLPKSSAEQVKSKKSSIRVALEANGSMYADGKKVSLARLDAIFNGLAKKDAETLVIIEADKKVYHGIVVTVMDAAKNAGLNKLAIATEPKEK from the coding sequence ATGCGTTTTCAACCCCGCAGAAGGGAAGAAGTGCAGCTGGATGTAACCCCTTTGGTTGATGTTGTTTTTCTTCTGCTTATTTTTTTCATGCTGTCAACAACGCTTTCCATCAACCCTGGAATTAAGGTTGATCTGCCTAAATCGTCAGCTGAGCAGGTGAAAAGCAAAAAATCTTCAATCAGGGTGGCTCTCGAGGCTAATGGCAGCATGTATGCCGATGGGAAAAAGGTTTCGCTTGCCAGACTTGATGCGATCTTCAATGGTTTGGCAAAGAAGGATGCTGAAACACTGGTTATTATTGAAGCCGATAAAAAAGTGTACCACGGCATCGTCGTCACGGTAATGGATGCTGCCAAAAACGCCGGCCTGAACAAATTGGCAATCGCTACCGAACCAAAGGAAAAATAA
- a CDS encoding homocysteine biosynthesis protein, translating to MSVAKVQKTIEEINQRIKKGEAVVVTAEEMIGIVGEHGAAEAAHQVDVVTTGTFSPMCSSGAFFNLGHCTPRMRASKVWLNNVPAYGGVAAVDAYLGATEPCVEDPLNKIYPGEFRYGGGHVIQDLVAGEKVHVYMEGYGTSCYPSKVAEKQLTLADMPNAILCNPRNAYQNYNCAINLSDKTIYTYMGVLRPRGGNATYCSAGQLSPLLNDPYYLTTGLGTRIFLGGGIGYVTWYGTQHNPGVKRGANGVVRGGAGTLFVTGDLKQMSSKWLVGVSMLGYGCSLAVGIGIPIPILNEQMARFTAVSDEQIFAPVVDYSYDYPMGTGKVIQEVSYADLKRGMVVINGKETKTSPLSSYFRAREIAETLKSWIQAGDFTLGEPQMKLPGHELADLGVGV from the coding sequence TTGTCTGTGGCAAAAGTGCAGAAAACCATTGAGGAAATAAATCAGCGGATAAAAAAGGGCGAAGCGGTAGTGGTCACCGCCGAGGAGATGATCGGTATTGTTGGCGAGCATGGTGCCGCAGAGGCAGCCCATCAGGTTGATGTGGTGACCACCGGAACCTTCAGCCCCATGTGTTCCTCGGGTGCTTTTTTTAATCTCGGCCATTGTACGCCGCGCATGCGCGCCAGCAAGGTATGGCTCAACAATGTTCCTGCTTATGGTGGGGTTGCCGCTGTCGATGCATATCTGGGGGCGACGGAACCATGTGTTGAAGATCCATTGAATAAAATCTATCCCGGAGAGTTTCGTTACGGTGGCGGGCACGTCATCCAGGATCTGGTGGCCGGGGAAAAGGTCCATGTCTATATGGAGGGCTACGGTACCTCCTGCTATCCCAGCAAGGTGGCGGAAAAACAGCTGACGCTGGCAGATATGCCCAACGCTATTCTCTGCAATCCCCGCAATGCCTACCAGAACTATAATTGTGCCATTAACCTTTCAGACAAGACGATCTATACTTATATGGGGGTTCTGCGTCCCCGGGGTGGCAATGCCACCTACTGCAGTGCCGGTCAGCTGAGTCCCCTGCTTAATGATCCCTATTATCTGACCACCGGTCTGGGAACCAGAATTTTTCTCGGCGGCGGTATCGGCTATGTCACCTGGTATGGAACCCAGCATAATCCCGGGGTGAAACGGGGGGCAAACGGAGTGGTGCGGGGCGGTGCTGGAACGCTTTTTGTTACCGGTGACCTGAAGCAGATGTCATCCAAGTGGCTGGTGGGGGTCAGCATGCTGGGCTACGGCTGCAGCCTGGCGGTGGGTATTGGCATTCCCATTCCGATTCTCAATGAACAGATGGCGCGCTTTACCGCCGTCAGCGATGAGCAGATCTTCGCCCCGGTGGTTGACTACAGCTACGATTATCCCATGGGCACCGGCAAGGTTATTCAAGAGGTATCATATGCGGATCTCAAACGGGGCATGGTTGTCATCAACGGCAAGGAAACCAAGACCAGCCCATTGTCCAGTTATTTTCGGGCCAGGGAGATAGCGGAAACATTGAAAAGCTGGATTCAGGCAGGTGATTTCACCCTTGGCGAGCCGCAGATGAAGCTCCCCGGGCATGAACTGGCAGATCTTGGTGTTGGAGTATAG